The following proteins are co-located in the Chlorogloeopsis sp. ULAP01 genome:
- a CDS encoding HAD-IIIC family phosphatase, which produces MISTQEQNLNSKQKDKKVIKCVVWDLDNTLWHGVLLEDEKVCLRENIANLIETLDNRGILQSIASKNESNTAIAKLEEFGLKEYFLYPQVNWNSKAASIKEIARLLNIGLDAIAFIDDQLFELEEVKFSLPEILCIKADEIENTLDMPVMNPRFITEDSRIRRLMYLSAIERQNAEKEFVGTADEFLATLQMKFTISSAQEEDLQRAEELTLRTNQLNTTGYTYSYDELNHFRCSENHKLLIASLEDKYGSYGKIGLVLIECQLQSWTIKLLLMSCRVMSRGVGTIMLNHVMGLAKKNNVRLLAEFVSNDRNRMMYISYKFAGFKEVEKNGDLVIFENDLSRIQDVPEYVDFQVIG; this is translated from the coding sequence ATGATTAGTACTCAAGAGCAAAATTTAAATAGCAAACAAAAAGATAAAAAAGTTATTAAATGTGTTGTTTGGGATTTAGATAATACCCTATGGCACGGCGTTTTGCTAGAAGATGAGAAAGTCTGTCTGCGAGAAAATATAGCAAATTTGATTGAAACTTTAGATAATCGCGGTATATTACAATCTATAGCTAGTAAAAATGAGTCTAATACAGCAATAGCTAAATTAGAAGAGTTTGGGTTAAAAGAGTATTTTTTATATCCTCAAGTTAATTGGAATTCTAAAGCTGCTTCTATCAAAGAAATTGCTAGGTTACTGAATATTGGTTTGGATGCGATCGCCTTTATCGACGATCAATTATTTGAGTTAGAAGAAGTCAAGTTTTCCTTGCCCGAAATTCTCTGTATCAAGGCAGATGAAATAGAAAATACTTTAGATATGCCTGTCATGAATCCCCGGTTTATTACGGAAGATTCACGAATTAGAAGGTTGATGTATCTGAGCGCTATTGAGCGACAAAATGCGGAGAAGGAATTTGTTGGCACAGCAGATGAATTTTTAGCTACTCTTCAGATGAAGTTCACGATATCTTCTGCTCAAGAAGAAGATTTGCAGCGTGCAGAAGAGTTAACCCTTAGAACTAACCAATTGAATACCACTGGTTATACATATTCCTACGACGAACTGAATCATTTTCGCTGTTCCGAAAATCATAAATTGCTGATTGCAAGTTTAGAAGATAAGTATGGTAGCTACGGAAAGATAGGGTTGGTTTTGATTGAATGTCAGCTTCAGTCATGGACAATTAAGCTGTTGCTAATGTCTTGTCGGGTGATGTCGAGGGGGGTGGGGACAATTATGTTGAATCATGTGATGGGTTTGGCTAAGAAGAATAATGTACGTTTGTTGGCGGAGTTTGTATCAAATGATCGCAACAGAATGATGTATATATCTTATAAGTTTGCTGGGTTTAAGGAAGTTGAGAAGAATGGCGATTTGGTAATTTTTGAAAATGATTTAAGTCGCATTCAAGATGTGCCTGAGTACGTGGATTTTCAAGTAATTGGTTAA